In Citrus sinensis cultivar Valencia sweet orange chromosome 3, DVS_A1.0, whole genome shotgun sequence, the sequence GTTTGGATAAAACTCTTATATGGCATCTAAGGTTATGACATATGAGTGAGAAAGGGCTAAAAGTTTTAGCAAAACAGGTAGTCTTAGGGGATGATAAGTTGGGATCTCTGGAGTTCTGTGAGGTATGTGTCCTAGGCAAATCCTCAAGAACTAGTTTCAAAACTGCAGTGCATAACACAAAAGGGACCCTAGATTACATCCATTCAGATCTGTGGGGGCCATCACAAACTGTTTCTCTAGGTGGAGCAAAATACTTTCTCTCCTTTATAGATGATTACTCGAGAATGGTATGGGTTTATGTCTTAAAAAGCAAGGATGAATTCTTTGAGAGGTTTAAACAATGGAAAGCATTGGTAGAAACTTAAAGTGGTAGGAAGATTAAGAGACTGAGGATTGATAATGGGCTTGAATTCTGCAACCAACAGTTTGATGATTTCTGCAAACTCAATGGCATAGAAAGACGCAAAACAGTGAGTTACAccccacaacaaaatgggcTAGCAGAAAGAATGAACAGGACTTTAATGGATAAGGTCAGATGTTTACTTATCCATTCAAAGCTTCCTAAAACACTGTGGGCTGAAACCTTGATGACATCATGTTATCTAGTGAATAGAAGCTCATCCAGTGCCTTAAACTTCAAGACACCAGTAGAGATGTAGTCAAGAAGGGCagcaaattatttaaatctaaaGATTTTTTATTGTCCAGCATATGCACATGTCAAGCAAGGGAAGCTGAAGCCAAGAGCACTGAAATGTATATTCCTGGGTTATCCTGAAGGTGTCAAAGGTTATAAGCTCTGGTGCACTGAAATGAGGCCACCAAAGTGTATAGTTAGCCGAGATGTTGTCTTCAATGAGTTAGAGATTTTGATGAAAAGACATCAGAAAGATCATGCTAAAATAGAAGGAGGATTGGACTCACAGGGACAACATTTGAAGGTGGAGTTTACAGGTAAATCAGCTCTGAACTACCATGATGAGGTTGAAGATATGAAAAGAGAAGAAGCTGAAGATATCAGTGAAACTTCTGGAATTCATACAGATATTCAAAACTATCAGCTGGCAAGAGACAGGCAAAGGAGAGTTATCAAAACACCTAAGAGGTTTGCGTATGCAGATTTGATAGCATATGCTCTAACAGCAACCCATGAATTAGACAATGATGAACCTAAAACCTATAGAGAAGCTGTTTCAGGAAAGGATGCAGACAAGTGGATAAAAGCTATGAATGATGAAATGGAGTCATTACACAAGAATAACACCTGAGAGCTTGTAAAAAGACCAGAAAACAAAAGGGTAGTAGGCTGCAAATGGGTTTACAAGGTCAAGCAGGGTATACCAAGGGTTGAATCCATGAGATATAAGGCTAGGTTAGTTGCCAAATGCTACACACAGAAGAAGGGGATAGATTTTACAGAAGTCTACTCACCTGTAGTTAGGCATACCTCAATAAGAATGATCCTAGCACTGGTTGCAGTTCATAGCATGCATCTTGAACAGATGGATGTTAAGATTGCATTTTTACATAGTGAGCTTGAAGAACAAATAATAATGTCTCAATCTGAAGGCTTTGAAGACCAGTCAAAAGGTGATTGGGTATGCCTTCTGAAGAAATCACTTTATGGCCTCAAGTAGTCCCTGAGACAATGGTATCTCAGGTTTGACAGCTTTATGATGAAACTTTGTTTTCAAAGGTGTAATCTAGACTGCTGTGTTTATTACAAAGAGATACAAGGGGAAGTGGTTTATCTGATtctgtatgtggatgacatgctTATTGCCAGcaaaaacatgaaacatataaaTTTTCTGAAACAACAACTCAAAGGTGAATTTGAGATGAAGGATCTGGGACCAGTTAAGAAAATACTTGGAATGCAGCTAATCAGAGATTGAAAATCTGGCACCTTGTTTCTTACACAGGAGGAATACATCAGGAAAGTACTTGACAAGTTTGACATGGTTGCTGCTAAACCAGTGCAAACACCATTACCAGCCTATTTCAGATTATCAGAGCAGCATTGCCCAAAAGCTGATGCTGATAAGTCTGAAATGATGAGAATCCCTTATGCAAGTGTTGTAGGCTGCCTGATGTATGCTATGGTACTCACCAGACCTGATATAGCACATGCAGTCAATGTGGGTAGTAGGTATATGTCCAATCCTAGAAAGGAACATTGGAAGGCTGTAAAGTGGATACTCAGGTATCTAAGGGGAACTTCTGGGCATGGTCTGATATATGGGGGACAGAGAAGAGACGACAGTTTAATTGTGGGATATGTGGATGCTAATTATGCAGGGGACTTGGATAGAAGGAGGTCTTTAACTGGGTATCTATTCACATTCAACAACTGCGCAAAAACTAGAAATCACAGCTACAAAGTGTAGTGGCTTTGTCCACAACTGAAGTAGAGTACACAGCTGCTGCTGAAGCCATAAAAGAGGCAATATGGTTTAAGGGTATGTTGAAGGAGCTTGGAGTCAATCAGAGGTCTGTGGTGATACATTGTGATAGCTAAAGTGCTATATGTCTAAGCAAGAATCAAACTCACCATGAAAGAACCAAACACATTGACATTAAGGTGCACTTCATCAGGCTGGAAGTGTCAAAAGCAATTGTGATGCTTCAGAAAATCCATACAGATGACAATGTTGCAGATATGTTGACTAAAGCTGTTCCAGGAGCTAAATTCAAATTCTGTTTGGATTTGGTTGGCATCTGTTATAATTAAACTACAGATGGTGGGAGAGAAGAGTAGCAGGTCATGAGAGTTTCAAGCTCAAGGTGGAGAATGTTAAAGTATGAGCTTTAAACTGATTTCCAGGAGATCAACCGTCGTGTCAGTTTGTGGTCATGTTGGTATACGACATGTCAACTGTAAAGCATACAAGTCTGTATGACAAACTTGTATCGTCAACCAAAAGTTTTAAGTGAAGCATGTAAATGTCACGTGCTTCCACTTACTCTGTACAGCATTGAAGACTGTCGTTTTGGGGCTCACTGTTTGAAAGAATTCAACACGTGTCCTCAAGGCTGTTAAGTTCAGTTATAACAGGCGAGAGAATTCTGGGTTTGTTAGCTAACAAACCCATATTACAGCTGGTTGACAGGGGGTCTTTGTAAAGGGCTTTAAGCTAGTATAAGTAGTCTTAAGGACTGGGAAATCTGAGAGAGTGTTGCTTGTAACTTCGTCTCATAACTTGTAACTTGTTCTTGGTGATTGAATAAAAGTTGTTGCTCTGTTCTTCAGTGGATGTAGGTTGTCTCCAGCCGAACCACTTATATTTGTTGTTCTTTGTATACTATTTCTGGGTGATTCTCTTGTGTGGATTTGATTAGCCATTTTCTAGGTCATAGTTAGAGAGTTCAGCTAGATCCTCGAGATTCTTGATTGGATACTAAATCTGGTCTAGGTTCAACAAATACGAGTGGAGGAATTGGCTGAGAAGAGGATAACAGTGCCAATGATGATGAAGCTGAATGTTACTTTTGAAGGTTTATTTTCTGGTGGCTTTTGATGGTTCAAGTAGTTGCAATTGGCAgctgattaatttttttattcttctgatattctgaggtactgtttattctttttctgtaATAATATGTATTTCTTCAGTTGCTTTATATCTATTCTGAATTTCTTAGGCTTAGAAGTACAGAGCGGCTAGTTGAATATTTTGATGTAACATCATGGTCTGCGGCCGCCaaatgaaaaaagagaaaaaaaaaaactgaaatcgTTTTGTCAAcaagaaatgaaattcaatGAACTGATGTTCACAAACCTATCAAGGCTCCTCATGTCATGATTCGGGAGATAAatcaacaatttaaattagaacATTGCTAAAGGGAAACTAGCAAGGTGACAGACTCTTAAGGATggaatttggaaaaatattaTCCATAGCCACCTCTTTCACCAGTAGCATTTTCAGTTAATCTTCCTTTTGAACCTTTTTTGCACCACGGAAACACAAATCAGAAACGTGATCATAAGAATTGCAAGCAAGTTAAACTCTAACACACCTGTTTATAGAAGAACGACTGCACGGTGTTGTCAAGGTTACCCGTCCATCTATTTTCACCTTGTAGCTTCACATTTTTGAGCTTGGGGGTCATTTGGTCTCCATAACCAAAGGTCTTCATGTCCGGACATCCATCAATCTCAAGTTCCTCCAGCACAGGCCCCGAGCAAAAACAGGACAAGCTTGCAGACCTCTAAGTGTCATCTCACTATCCTCTCTGATGTCTCTGCTGATGCTCCTTTTTCACCTTCCTCTTCCATGACAATTTCTTGCATCACGGACCAATACAGAACTCTCAGTTTCTTGAGTTGTCCTAGCCTTTTCACAGTGCAGGTTGTGAAGAGGTTTACTAATTTGCCACAATTAACATTATGTATTGAACGTTTTAGAAGCGACAAAGTCGGAGAAAacctttaaaattaatttaatattagacCTTGGACATATAATAGTTTCTTATCGAATCTCTTTAGAAGGAAAATCTTTTTCCTCATAGTAGCCTGCCTCAGTCCTCTTATGAAACTTTCGTTATTGGGTTAGGCATACACTTCACATGTTTCTAGCATTGAGAGATTGTGGTTTGGCCATTTTTCTACGGCAGCCACCATCTCCATTTCCCCATCCCCTCCTTTTTTCTTCCCAAAGATCTCCTCTAAGTTACTGCAATCACTTGTGATTTCTTCCAAACAAACAAGGCTTTCCTGTAGAGGCTGTGGAAACAGTCTTCTTAACTTACGACACCGCCATAAGTGGCTGCCGTAGAAAAATGGCCAAACCACAATCTCTTGTTAACTTTCCTGTAGAGTCTTCTTAACTTTCCTGTAGAGGCGTGCATAGGCTTATTATGTGCCCAATATCGCCCGTCCATAGATGATAGATATGTCATCTCAAGCCCAGGAAATCAATTACAAGCATCTGTGACAAacaattaaatacaaatacaTGGTAGTATTCTAAGATTGGTAATCTCTGAACCCAATGACTTTGTGCAATACTTAGAAGATGACATCcagtttgattaaaatttcCTACACCTTGTATATCAATTCGACTATGATTATTCTATATGAATGTGAAATATAACCCCCGATGGGGATGGGGGGGTTGACAACATTCACGTGCAACTGCGAGGTTGTAAGAAATTAAATGCCCATTGTATGGGGTCTATTCATCAGCCCAGTCCAAATATAGGCTCGCCACTTAAAGCCTTAAATTCTCGGCTCAACcatgaaaatttacatataattGCATCATTGTCCCTAAACTACTAACTAATTAACACCGGATGTGCTAGGAAGGAAAAATACCAAGGACTCCTCAACATTTGGTCTCAATAACACAATAAcgagggggaaaaaagaaaaaaaaaacacacgcTTTCGCTGGtttgaaaatgtttaaattttacgAATGTAAGTAATATGGAATATTGACATTAAGGCTCGTTGCCTACTAGTGGATTGTTGTTGTCAATATGTATTGAAGCCAGGTTTTGGAACCATTGAGAGGTTCCCCTTACGATCCCCTCCAGAGGTGATTCATAGAGAGACTAGCCCTCTTCATTTCAGGGAATGGGTGTATATAACACATATACGTATAATAAGTATATACATATAAGTGTAAGAGTTCCATGATTGGATAGGAAACGACCGAAGGAAGACTCGTCATAAGAATATGAGCCCGGATAATACCCGGAAAGCAACTCCCATCAGTGCCTTCTTATTCTTAAGGGTGTTAGTCGGCTACCATTGGCTTTAGTCCTGTAAGAATGACTCCAATATGATTCCCCTCATATAATTTTCCTCCTAGAAGTATAGGTGATAATGGATTTATCCCTTCAAATATTAATGATCTTAAAACATGcttgtttaaattttagtttatttatatattggccttaaaatgttaaaattataaataatatgaaatattgCCACTCGCACCAAGGTTTATTGCCCATTAGTGGGTTGGTgctcttaaaaatatttgaaggctttaatttgaattccctgcataaagttatttttcttactAATGCAGATGAGAATATATTaatcttttcaaatattagtaGGAGTAAATAATAGCATccattaatcttaaaaataaaaaataaatcccataGTGTAGAGATAAACAAGTCATCTTTAATTGAACCATATTTTTAAGCTACACTTCAAACACCATCACCACCACTGCCATCacgacaacaacaacaaaaacaacaatgcaaaattataatttatacaaaaatttgtgGTTATAATATTAGTCACATGAAATGTCCAATTAGTGTTGGTTGTTTCTGAAGTttccttaaattaataaatatatatgtgcaTGAGATTTCTACACCACTGAAGATCAATCATGTTAGATATCAGAACAAGAAATTGATATCTTAACTCTTCTTCGCTTCCACATGTTGCTATaagtgtgtgtgtttgtgtgtgtgtagatCTTATCATTTATTGCCAATGTCTCATCATGCGTTTCTCTTCGGGTTTAAGTAGGAAATGgtcttctcaaaaaaaaaaaaaaaagagtaggaaATGGTCAAACATATGACCGACAAATTAAGAAAGTTTCTCAATTATTGGATACTCAGAAAAGACTTGCCGATAaagcatataattaattaataagttgAACGCTTTATAATGTATGGGTTgttctataattaataaatctaatCGGTAATGACTTATTCTGTGAatactcattttcttttttggttattaaaacaaaaattagctTTAGGTATAGAgtcattatatttttcatgttgaACAATAACTTACATATAAATTCACTATCAAATCTTCATTTCAAAGATGCAACAAGATATGTGAGTTAGAATcgttatatatttatatggcAAAGCTACTGTAGGGCCGTTGCAACAAAAtcttaactaataaattaatctttatATAAGGAGTAgctaaaactaaaaatttgcTTAATTATCGGTGAAGAGTACgtacaaaatgtttattaaaagaattacttattttttggccttttttttaatcaactcTCTCCATACAAAATGTTGCTCATTCTATGCGAATGTTTAAAAGGATCACTGcatgatttttttccccctcaaACGATGAAAACTGTAGAAACCCAATTGTATCCTTTCTTCTAATTGTTAATTTGCCAACatccaacttttttttttttgttctttttaacCCATATCAAGTTTCTTTCctcaatatatataatgatgtTTTATGTATAAGCTTGTGCAGGAAACCTGTAGATGAGTTTCTAGAAGCTCCAAGTGTAGGAAACATATATGTAGGGATATTTTGGTAGGATTGAAACTTATGATATGGTTTGAACTTTGAAGACAAACAGTGgaaatcatcaaagaaaagatCCAACAGAAATGCTTACCAAAAGATCACAGTCTTGTGGGTTGGTGACCATTTTAACCACTCCTTTATAGTAATCTATGTccgtattaatttatttaatgattaataacattacaatattataatatgaaatattcaattatatttactcTATTCTGTGCCAGCTGTTTTGATGCTTCCAGCTTCACCTGCAATGATACATTGATGATCATCTCATCATCGATCAAAAGTGATGATCAATGCCTCTGGGCATTTCTTgcacatatatgatatataaatataacaacaaATTCTAACTTTTGCTGCCTCTATAAACTGTCATATCAAATATATTCTATATTATCTATCATTgcaatgaataatattaataaattttgttaatgtaTAAGCCACACAAGAAAAGGGCAATTAACAATTTAGCCTATCGATCGATGACGGTAGGGCGGGTGACAAGTGACAATAACATATTGGTGGAAAAAGTGTTAAATTGCTAATGCCATGTTCCCATTGGACTACCTAGGGTTTGGTGGGTAGAAATGGGTGAAGGTGGTTGGACAGGATCATATGGAGCaaagaatttttctttaaaatcttgtGGTGTAAACAAGACTCAACCCCCTCGTGCACCAATTCTTGCCACTCATAACTCAATATGGTCAATGTTTAAGCTCATTTATTGTACGATAGTAATGGCATATTGGTAAAATAACTCATGTTCATTAGAAAATCGCTATTTCCCTGCACCATCTTTGTCAAAGTGTTAGCTATGTTTATCAAGATTTTAAAAAGACTAggtagctagctagctagccaTGGCAGCAGCTTCTTCTTCAAGGGTGAAAGTACACACCATTTATAACTCTTCACCACGTCGATGTTATAAAcgcttatatatatttaagcaTTTATATACATCATATCCGTACCCCTGGGGTTATTGCTGCCtttgtttttgctttcaagaaaacaattaatataatttgttaGGCCAACgttataattaagtttttgGGTCTTCATCAAAATGGAGGAAAATCTACCTCCTGGGTTCAGATTCCATCCCACTGATGAAGAACTCATTACTTATTATCTAACACGAAAAGTTTCCGATGTTAGTTTCACATCCAAAGCTGTTGTAGATGTTGATATCAACAAATGTGAACCTTGGGATCTCCCAGGTAGTTTAATTAAGAGCTATttagtataatttaatttcttaatttgttgttaatttccaatttatgtatgtatgcacCACCCTTGTTTTTCAGAATttataatatctatatattgtgTTGTCCTATCTGTGTCtaagatttattaattttcaggtttttaatttatcaaaaaataatatcattgcttcgattttagatttttttttcttttttgtttgaagAATCTAAAAacataacttaaaataaaaataataataattgtcgtatgccttcttttttttcttttttttttcctgggTGATCATTGCTAAAACTCACACATCCCTCTGTGAAGATATTAGTCGAGATTACAATGAATGAAAGCTCTTCACCTTTCATCAAATTGGTAAACAAATGAATaagtaaacataaattaaattttgataattggtATGTTCGTATTCAATTACCAAAATCAAGAACCAGAggtagtttcttttctttttttttttttttgtattttcttaataattttgtggTACCTGCTACACTATTGGGCGGCCATGGTCTCTAAAGACTGAGTCAAATGCATATATGTTGCAGGCAAGGCTTCGATGGGCGAAAAGGAATGGTACTTCTTCAACTTGAGAGATCGAAAATACCCAACTGGGCTTCGAACAAACCGAGCAACTGAAGCTGGCTACTGGAAAACCACTGGCAAAGACAAAGAAATCTTTCGAGCTGGAGTACTTGTTGGCATGAAAAAAACCCTAGTCTTTTACAAAGGTAGAGCTCCTAAGGGTGAGAAGAGCAACTGGGTCATGCATGAATACCGCCTCGAAAACAAACACCCCTTCAGATCCTCTAAGGTACGTAATAACTATAGCTAGAGAAATTCTTGGGTGCTTAGTGAATCGTCTTGTTGGGTTATCCCATGCATACCGGATGTGATGATGGTCAGTAAGTGCGAACGAAATAACACTGATATCAGAGCTCCCAGGTTCATGAACAACCTAATAGGACGAAACAAGTTGTCTGCTCTCCAACCCAAAGCTCGATATATGAGAATAGATTGTTGGGGATCTCCCCATTAGTTGTGAAGGGGTTGGAGCCAAGATCATTTAATAGATATCTTTTGTTAGATTTTTGTAATGTGTATCTCTCAATTAATCATGTGATATGTATCTTCCATTTGGATTATAGTCACCTCTCCCTCAAAATATGTCTAAAACCATGTGATATGTATCTCTCATTTAAATTATAGTCACCTatccctaaaaaaaaatctaaaaataaatatattctctcaaaGTGTTAATATCATGTGTTGATAAAGGCTCAAAACCGTGTGATATGTATCTTCCGTTTGGATTATAGTCTCATAtacctaaaaaaaatatctaagaaaaaatatattctctcaaaATGCTAATATCATATCtgctcaaaataaatttttttatcaaagtACATAAACTAGTTTTTATGAGTTAAGCTCCATTCACGTGTGGCAAGAATTCAATAGATAGTAGGAGTATTGTTATAGACGGAGAGTACCCAAGATTTTTGGCATTTGACAATCATATGACTCTCTTAATATTTGTTGCCGAATTATACTAAATTTTTCACTGTTATATGCAGGAGGAATGGGTGGTTTGTAGGGTCTTTCAGAAAAGCGCAGCAGCTGTGAAGAAACCACAACATACACCATCATCACAGCCATCAGATGAGTCTCTATGTGATACAAACTCAATGGTCAATGAGTTTGGAGATATAGAGTTGCCAAACTTGAATGGCATTGCAAATTTAACAAGCGGATTTGGAAATATTCCATCTACACATAGTTATAGCAGTGATAACAGCAATGTTAATAACCTGAACATGACCAACAATATGAACTTGAACATGAATTGGGCAGCAGCATCTCTTCCATCGCTTACCTGGCCTTCAAGCTTGCTAAGTCCGAATCTATCGATGAATTCCTTGCTTCTCAAGGCATTACAGTATAGGAATTATCAAGCAAGGGAAGCTACAAGTAATGAACACAACTCATTCCTGCAGCAACAAGGTGGCATTAATTCTCGGTTTGAAAGTGATTTAAGTTCAAATTTCCAAGCTTCCTCTTCTTCAAAGGTCATCTTAGATTCTGTGGTTCCGCAACAAACACAGCAGGAGCAACCGTTTAATTTGGACTCCATATGGTGACGCTTGCATGTAAAGTCTGATCTAACATTATGCAATTAATCATCAAATCTAGTTAAGGGATGGGGGTGGCTAAGTTGCCTTTTACCACAAGTCCAACAGGGCAATTAGTtcatacaataaatttttagtttgttaAGATATTGCAGTTAATCAGATGTCAAATTTCCAGGCTTATGTTATGTGGTGTTGCTTATGTGATCAACTGTGTTCAAGTGTACTGTACTAATTAGCTGTAGTTTAATGGTCTATATGTCCTTAATTGTgtaattaatgtattttattcTCAAATGTGAATTAA encodes:
- the LOC102628269 gene encoding NAC domain-containing protein 92 encodes the protein MEENLPPGFRFHPTDEELITYYLTRKVSDVSFTSKAVVDVDINKCEPWDLPGKASMGEKEWYFFNLRDRKYPTGLRTNRATEAGYWKTTGKDKEIFRAGVLVGMKKTLVFYKGRAPKGEKSNWVMHEYRLENKHPFRSSKEEWVVCRVFQKSAAAVKKPQHTPSSQPSDESLCDTNSMVNEFGDIELPNLNGIANLTSGFGNIPSTHSYSSDNSNVNNLNMTNNMNLNMNWAAASLPSLTWPSSLLSPNLSMNSLLLKALQYRNYQAREATSNEHNSFLQQQGGINSRFESDLSSNFQASSSSKVILDSVVPQQTQQEQPFNLDSIW